Proteins encoded within one genomic window of Diceros bicornis minor isolate mBicDic1 chromosome X, mDicBic1.mat.cur, whole genome shotgun sequence:
- the LOC131401205 gene encoding U6 snRNA-associated Sm-like protein LSm6 translates to MSLRKQTPSDFLKQIIGRPVVVKLNSGVDYRGVLACLDGYMNIALEQTEEYVNGQLKNKYGDAFIQGNNVLYISTQKRRM, encoded by the coding sequence ATGAGTCTGCGGAAGCAAACCCCCAGTGACTTCTTAAAGCAAATCATTGGACGACCAGTTGTGGTAAAATTAAATTCTGGAGTGGATTATCGAGGGGTCCTGGCTTGCCTGGATGGCTACATGAATATAGCGTTGGAGCAGACAGAAGAATATGTAAATGGACAACTGAAGAATAAATACGGGGATGCATTTATCCAAGGCAACAATGTGTTGTACATAAGTACACAGAAGAGGAGGATGTGA